A single genomic interval of Zobellia nedashkovskayae harbors:
- a CDS encoding DUF5107 domain-containing protein, whose translation MSKNLQLALLLLAVGLSFNAQSQSISVKEELVSIDTYDFGEPNPVPLLVDNTKIHPYFKFEGYQHTPEKKEWKVVTLENDYIKVMVLPEIGGKIWGAIEKSTGEEFLYKNEVIKFRNIAMRGPWTSGGIEFNFGIIGHHPSTATPVDYITRTNTDGSVSCFVSNVDLPSNTKWTVEIRLEKDKAYFETNASWYNASPLTESYYNWMTGAAVATNDLEFFIPGNAYVEHNGNAHSWPVDQEGRDLSMYKNNNFGPAKSYHIVGEFNDFFGGYYHDKEFGFGQWSLYEEMPGQKLWLWALSRSGGIWEDLLTDTDGQYIEFQAGRLFDQYEPSGANNPISQVGFDPYVMDKWSEIWFPFKQIGGMVDASPKAVLNVETVNGETIISVNALQDLESEIHILAGQETITEKLNLKPMEVFTKTISIAPDQEIEVSINDTELSYSSNPKINDLKRPFNADENLNISESEKLLFAGIEALEFREFEKAHEHLSKLISIDPSNTKALVRLAELEYRRSNYELALEHANTVLKMDTYNSSANYMAGIAYRAKHDTINALESLGWAARDIKYRSVAYAQMSEIYLADKNYNRAKTYANKSLDFNTYNLNAREVLLLLNRAHSNKDAFNAEKEHIQAIDPLNYLVTVENELSNDNTTDLKANLTIENEFIEETYLSVSLRFKELGFDAEALLALSTNAESPKNQLWMAYLLRDSKPDESKKILSNLLSSKIDFVFPYRRETIPVLEWAIAQNTNWKLKYYLAQNYLAVGLKDKGITILKELKNDPDSDIFYRFRAKLNLANPNNFSSNSAAEDLQKALDLKPNDWKIWEENILVNQELGDDKNAYSLSKKALKKYPKNYNIGLAHAKSLLNLERYEQVSNVLESIEVLPFEHASESRKIYEKAYVRTAMQEIEKKNYSKALSVLDKAKQWPENIGVGKPYTPDERITDYLIAIALDKTGKQKESKEAFESIIYYTKEHSGNNSINHILGLLAAKKIGEDTKPIEEQLNATSNHIKTQMALAIFNEDVKVTAELNEKVKLPEQELKFLKSLKDL comes from the coding sequence ATGTCAAAAAATCTGCAATTGGCCCTGTTGCTATTAGCTGTTGGCCTATCTTTTAATGCGCAATCACAATCCATTTCAGTTAAGGAAGAACTGGTTTCTATAGACACCTATGATTTTGGTGAACCTAACCCTGTTCCTTTATTAGTGGACAACACTAAAATTCATCCATATTTTAAGTTTGAGGGTTATCAACATACACCAGAAAAAAAAGAATGGAAAGTAGTAACCTTAGAAAACGATTATATTAAAGTAATGGTTCTCCCAGAAATTGGCGGAAAGATTTGGGGAGCTATTGAAAAAAGCACAGGTGAAGAATTCCTTTATAAAAATGAGGTAATAAAATTCAGGAATATAGCTATGAGAGGCCCTTGGACCTCTGGTGGCATAGAATTTAATTTTGGTATAATTGGTCATCATCCGTCTACGGCAACACCTGTAGATTATATTACCCGCACTAATACAGACGGTAGTGTCAGTTGTTTTGTTAGTAATGTAGACCTACCATCAAACACAAAATGGACTGTTGAAATTCGCTTGGAAAAGGACAAGGCTTATTTTGAAACGAATGCTTCTTGGTACAATGCCTCTCCCCTAACGGAATCCTATTATAATTGGATGACTGGTGCTGCCGTGGCAACCAACGACTTAGAATTTTTTATTCCGGGTAATGCGTATGTAGAACATAATGGAAATGCGCATTCTTGGCCTGTTGACCAAGAAGGTCGTGACCTAAGCATGTATAAAAACAATAATTTTGGCCCTGCAAAATCATATCACATTGTTGGTGAGTTTAATGATTTCTTTGGAGGTTATTATCATGATAAGGAGTTCGGTTTTGGACAATGGTCTCTTTATGAAGAAATGCCAGGACAAAAATTATGGCTTTGGGCCTTATCGCGTTCAGGAGGTATTTGGGAAGATTTACTTACGGATACGGATGGGCAATATATTGAATTTCAAGCCGGAAGACTTTTTGATCAGTATGAACCATCAGGAGCTAATAACCCAATAAGCCAAGTAGGCTTTGACCCTTATGTAATGGATAAATGGAGTGAAATCTGGTTTCCATTTAAGCAAATTGGTGGTATGGTAGATGCCTCGCCAAAAGCAGTGTTGAATGTTGAAACCGTTAATGGAGAAACCATAATTAGTGTAAACGCACTACAAGATTTAGAATCTGAAATTCATATTCTAGCTGGACAAGAAACTATTACCGAGAAACTAAATCTAAAACCAATGGAGGTGTTTACAAAAACCATTTCTATTGCCCCTGACCAAGAAATAGAAGTTTCTATAAATGATACCGAATTATCCTATAGTAGCAATCCGAAAATAAATGATTTAAAAAGACCTTTTAATGCCGATGAAAATTTGAATATCTCTGAAAGTGAAAAACTACTTTTTGCTGGAATTGAGGCTTTAGAATTTCGGGAGTTTGAAAAGGCCCATGAACATCTCTCCAAACTAATAAGCATCGACCCTTCTAATACAAAGGCATTAGTGAGGTTGGCCGAATTAGAATACAGAAGAAGTAATTATGAACTTGCATTAGAGCATGCAAATACAGTTCTTAAGATGGATACTTATAATTCAAGCGCAAACTATATGGCAGGTATCGCGTATCGCGCTAAGCATGATACTATAAATGCTTTGGAGTCTTTAGGTTGGGCGGCTCGTGATATTAAATACAGGTCAGTGGCTTATGCGCAAATGTCTGAAATCTATCTAGCCGATAAAAATTATAACAGAGCGAAGACTTATGCCAACAAATCTTTAGATTTTAATACTTACAATCTTAATGCCAGAGAGGTTTTACTCTTATTGAACAGAGCACATAGTAATAAAGATGCTTTTAATGCCGAAAAAGAACATATTCAGGCTATTGACCCTTTAAACTATTTAGTTACTGTTGAAAACGAATTATCAAACGATAATACTACTGATTTAAAAGCAAACCTTACCATTGAGAATGAGTTTATAGAAGAGACCTACTTATCCGTATCATTACGATTTAAGGAGCTTGGTTTTGATGCAGAAGCATTACTTGCGTTGTCCACAAATGCCGAAAGCCCTAAAAATCAATTATGGATGGCCTATCTACTAAGAGACTCAAAACCCGATGAAAGTAAGAAAATCTTGAGTAACCTACTTTCGTCCAAAATTGATTTTGTTTTTCCATATCGTAGAGAAACTATTCCTGTCTTAGAGTGGGCAATAGCACAAAACACAAACTGGAAATTGAAATATTATTTAGCGCAAAACTATTTAGCAGTTGGTTTAAAAGATAAGGGGATTACTATTCTGAAAGAGTTAAAAAATGATCCAGATTCAGATATTTTTTATCGATTTAGAGCGAAATTGAATTTGGCCAATCCAAATAATTTCTCATCTAATTCTGCTGCTGAAGATTTACAAAAAGCACTAGACCTAAAACCAAATGATTGGAAAATATGGGAAGAAAACATACTAGTAAATCAAGAGCTTGGCGATGATAAAAATGCCTACTCCCTTTCAAAAAAAGCATTAAAAAAATATCCTAAAAATTATAATATAGGTTTAGCACATGCCAAGTCGCTCTTAAACCTTGAACGTTATGAACAGGTTTCAAATGTTCTTGAAAGCATAGAGGTTCTTCCTTTTGAACATGCCAGCGAGAGTAGAAAAATATATGAAAAAGCGTATGTAAGAACAGCTATGCAAGAGATTGAGAAAAAGAATTACTCAAAAGCACTTTCTGTCCTAGACAAAGCAAAACAATGGCCAGAAAATATTGGTGTCGGAAAACCATACACTCCTGATGAAAGAATAACCGATTATCTAATCGCCATAGCCCTAGACAAAACTGGTAAGCAAAAAGAGAGTAAGGAAGCATTTGAATCCATTATATACTATACCAAAGAGCACTCTGGTAACAATAGTATCAACCACATACTTGGTTTATTAGCAGCTAAAAAGATTGGAGAAGATACAAAGCCGATTGAGGAACAATTAAACGCAACATCAAACCATATAAAGACTCAAATGGCATTAGCTATTTTTAATGAAGATGTAAAAGTTACTGCGGAACTCAACGAAAAAGTCAAGTTACCTGAGCAAGAATTAAAATTCTTAAAATCACTAAAAGATTTATAA
- a CDS encoding DUF2911 domain-containing protein — protein MKKIILLASVVFASVTMQAQISTPAPSPASKIQQTVGLTEVTVDYSRPSMRGRAIFGELVPFGKLWRTGANGYTKVSFSDDVKIAGQDVKAGTYSVFTKPGATSWEVFFYTDIDGGGTPKEWDDSKVVAKATAEVYTLPVDIEAFTITIDDMTSGSANLGMMWEKSYVAVPFEVPTDAKVMADIDKVLAGTPKADDYYAAAVYFSSEDKDIKKASEWMDKAMSMTEEPAFWQLRQQSLIQAKSGDKKAAIKSAKKSLEKAKEAGNDDYIKMNSESIAEWSAK, from the coding sequence ATGAAAAAAATTATCCTTTTAGCTAGTGTGGTATTTGCATCTGTAACAATGCAGGCCCAAATTAGCACACCAGCACCTAGTCCTGCTTCTAAGATACAGCAGACTGTAGGTTTGACGGAAGTAACTGTAGATTATTCAAGACCATCTATGCGTGGTAGAGCTATTTTTGGTGAGCTTGTTCCCTTTGGAAAATTATGGAGAACAGGAGCTAACGGATATACAAAAGTTTCTTTTAGTGATGACGTTAAGATTGCCGGTCAAGATGTAAAAGCAGGTACATATTCCGTTTTTACTAAACCGGGAGCAACTTCTTGGGAAGTATTCTTTTATACTGATATTGATGGTGGAGGTACACCAAAAGAATGGGATGACAGCAAAGTGGTTGCTAAAGCTACTGCAGAAGTTTATACTTTACCTGTAGATATTGAAGCTTTTACAATTACAATAGATGATATGACAAGTGGTTCTGCTAATTTGGGTATGATGTGGGAGAAAAGCTATGTAGCTGTTCCTTTTGAAGTTCCAACGGATGCAAAAGTTATGGCTGATATTGATAAAGTTTTGGCCGGTACTCCAAAAGCAGACGACTATTACGCTGCTGCTGTATACTTTTCAAGTGAGGATAAAGACATTAAAAAAGCATCTGAATGGATGGATAAAGCAATGTCTATGACGGAAGAGCCTGCATTTTGGCAATTGCGTCAGCAATCGCTTATCCAAGCAAAATCTGGAGATAAAAAAGCAGCTATTAAATCTGCTAAAAAGTCTTTAGAAAAAGCTAAAGAAGCCGGTAACGATGATTACATTAAAATGAATTCGGAGTCTATAGCAGAGTGGAGTGCTAAATAA
- a CDS encoding SRPBCC family protein, which translates to MKLYQLHSKQSFPISVEKAWNFLSDPNNLKVITPQHMGFKIHSGNERAMFAGQIIQYTVSPFPGYTTKWVSEITHVKEGEYFVDEQRFGPYALWHHKHFIKPVDGGVEMEDIIDYKIPFGILGQLAHPILVKKQLKQIFSFREQKLIELFGSLENSTKQLHFNSF; encoded by the coding sequence ATGAAACTATATCAACTGCATTCAAAACAATCCTTTCCTATAAGTGTTGAAAAGGCGTGGAACTTTTTGTCCGACCCAAATAACCTCAAAGTAATTACTCCCCAGCACATGGGTTTTAAAATACATTCAGGTAATGAACGTGCCATGTTTGCCGGTCAAATCATTCAATATACCGTTTCGCCATTCCCAGGTTATACTACCAAATGGGTTTCGGAAATAACACATGTAAAGGAAGGTGAATATTTTGTTGACGAACAACGTTTTGGTCCCTACGCACTTTGGCATCACAAACATTTTATAAAACCAGTAGACGGTGGGGTTGAGATGGAAGACATCATTGATTATAAAATTCCGTTTGGCATTCTTGGTCAACTTGCCCATCCTATTTTGGTTAAAAAACAATTGAAACAAATTTTTTCCTTCAGGGAACAAAAGCTTATCGAGCTTTTTGGCAGTTTAGAGAACAGCACAAAACAGCTTCATTTTAATTCTTTCTAG
- a CDS encoding SDR family NAD(P)-dependent oxidoreductase, which produces MKKNILLIGGSYGIGLELVKQLSEDYSVYVASRTSEGLEGTNATHITFDANTDSLDTAALPDEIHGFAYCPGSINLKPFKMMSLDTFESDMQLNFFNMVKIVKDTLPLMTAGGAIVLFSTVAVGSGMPYHTSVAAAKGAVEGFAKALAAEYAPNIRVNVIAPSLVNTPLAKRLLSNDKKIEMMSQRHPLKRIGEVEDIANAAAFLLSEKSSWITGQVIGVDGGMSTLNLS; this is translated from the coding sequence ATGAAAAAAAATATACTTTTAATTGGTGGTTCTTACGGAATTGGACTTGAATTGGTCAAACAACTTTCTGAAGATTATTCGGTTTATGTGGCCTCAAGAACGTCCGAAGGATTGGAGGGAACCAACGCAACTCACATTACTTTCGATGCAAATACGGACTCTTTAGATACCGCAGCTCTGCCCGATGAAATTCATGGATTTGCTTATTGCCCAGGCTCAATTAATTTAAAGCCTTTCAAAATGATGTCTTTGGACACTTTTGAATCTGATATGCAACTCAATTTTTTCAACATGGTAAAGATTGTAAAAGATACGCTACCTTTAATGACTGCAGGCGGTGCAATTGTACTTTTTAGTACGGTTGCCGTTGGTTCAGGCATGCCTTATCACACTAGTGTTGCTGCAGCCAAAGGAGCTGTTGAGGGCTTCGCTAAAGCTTTGGCCGCAGAATATGCTCCCAATATTAGAGTAAATGTAATTGCGCCCTCATTGGTAAATACGCCATTGGCCAAACGCCTATTGAGTAATGACAAGAAAATAGAAATGATGTCCCAAAGACACCCTTTAAAGCGGATTGGTGAAGTGGAAGACATTGCTAATGCGGCAGCATTTTTACTCAGCGAAAAAAGCTCATGGATTACAGGGCAAGTTATTGGTGTGGACGGCGGAATGTCAACTTTAAATTTAAGCTAG
- a CDS encoding cryptochrome/photolyase family protein, producing the protein MSDKISVFWFRRDLRLDDNVGFLEALKSTHKVLPIFIFDTEILENLPKDDARVTFIFENLQKMRDTLQKENHSSIAIYHGKTASIFKNLLEEYNIDTVYTNHDYEPYAKKRDEEIKNLLEKNDISFNTFKDQVIFEKDDILKADGTPYIVYTPFKNKWKEHFNPEEHLNIHYTSQYRDNLIQNSRLPNLSLSDMGFKTSSLKVSDYTVTPTLIDNYEDTRNYPAIENGTSLLGPHLRFGTVSVRKMMKKAIAEKNEVFWSELIWREFFMQILWHFPRTVNEAFKKKYDRISWRNNEDEFEKWKNGNTGYMLVDAGMRELNETGRMHNRVRMLVASFLCKHLLIDWRWGEAYFAEKLLDYEMSSNVGNWQWAAGSGVDAAPYFRIFNPMTQVDKFDKEKKYISKWVPEHSTDKYVNKMVDHKEARERCLSTYKEALN; encoded by the coding sequence ATGTCAGATAAAATATCGGTTTTTTGGTTCAGAAGAGATTTACGTTTAGATGATAACGTTGGCTTTCTTGAAGCTCTTAAGAGTACTCATAAAGTCTTACCAATTTTCATTTTTGATACTGAAATTCTTGAAAACCTCCCCAAAGATGATGCCCGTGTGACGTTCATTTTTGAAAACTTGCAGAAAATGCGAGATACGCTTCAAAAGGAAAACCATAGCTCAATTGCTATCTATCACGGTAAAACAGCATCCATATTTAAAAATCTTTTAGAGGAATATAATATTGATACCGTTTATACGAATCATGATTATGAACCTTATGCTAAAAAGCGAGACGAAGAGATTAAAAATCTTTTAGAAAAAAATGACATTTCTTTTAACACATTTAAAGATCAGGTCATTTTTGAAAAAGATGACATTCTAAAAGCCGATGGCACTCCGTACATTGTATACACTCCATTTAAAAATAAATGGAAAGAGCATTTTAATCCAGAGGAACACTTAAACATACATTATACAAGTCAATATAGAGATAACCTAATCCAGAATTCTAGGTTACCTAACCTTTCCTTGTCGGACATGGGTTTTAAAACATCTTCATTGAAAGTTTCCGACTACACCGTAACTCCTACTTTAATAGATAATTACGAGGATACTAGAAATTATCCTGCTATTGAAAATGGCACCTCGCTGTTAGGGCCGCATTTGCGATTTGGTACAGTTTCAGTTCGCAAAATGATGAAAAAAGCTATTGCCGAGAAAAATGAGGTCTTTTGGAGTGAATTGATATGGCGTGAGTTTTTTATGCAGATTCTTTGGCATTTTCCAAGGACGGTAAACGAAGCATTCAAGAAAAAGTACGACCGTATTAGTTGGAGAAATAACGAAGATGAATTTGAAAAGTGGAAAAACGGTAATACCGGCTATATGCTAGTAGATGCAGGAATGCGCGAACTTAATGAAACAGGTCGTATGCACAACCGTGTACGTATGTTGGTTGCCAGTTTTCTGTGTAAGCATTTGCTTATAGATTGGCGCTGGGGCGAGGCTTATTTTGCTGAAAAATTGCTGGATTATGAAATGAGCAGTAATGTAGGTAACTGGCAATGGGCTGCAGGTAGTGGCGTTGATGCCGCTCCATACTTCCGTATTTTCAACCCAATGACCCAGGTGGATAAATTTGATAAAGAGAAAAAATATATTTCAAAGTGGGTTCCCGAGCATTCTACCGACAAATATGTCAATAAAATGGTAGATCATAAAGAAGCTAGAGAACGTTGTTTATCAACTTACAAAGAAGCGTTAAACTAA
- a CDS encoding DUF6340 family protein gives MKNLNRLLSAGVILLLLSSCVSTNKLTMGVTEPARISLPSNAVRIGLINRSIPSEENKVVDKIDKILSLEGLNLDREGAESAVTGLFDELTRNNRFETITIINDTDIQRKGLGIFPAALNWQAVQEICDANNLDVLFSLEFYDTDTQVDYELTTVNIPNDLGIKAALPGHKVTLNTAIKNGWRVYDPQSKLILDEYINNNHITSIGSGINPMKAVEAVIGRKEAVIQRSNNIGNSYGYDVRPLSKRISRDYFVKGSDNFVIAKRRAQTGDWDGAAALWEKEVNNPDGKVAGRACYNMAIINEINGDLDKAMEWASKSYTDYNNGDALRYVNVLKYRISEKQQLDRQLSR, from the coding sequence ATGAAAAATCTTAACCGATTACTTTCCGCAGGTGTTATATTACTTCTTTTATCTAGTTGTGTGTCAACTAACAAACTTACAATGGGTGTGACTGAGCCAGCTAGGATTAGTCTGCCATCAAATGCTGTTCGCATTGGTTTGATCAACAGAAGTATTCCATCCGAAGAAAATAAGGTAGTAGATAAAATAGATAAGATTCTTTCGTTAGAAGGACTCAATTTGGACAGAGAAGGAGCAGAATCTGCGGTAACCGGACTCTTTGATGAACTTACCCGTAATAATCGTTTTGAAACAATTACTATTATTAACGATACTGATATTCAAAGAAAAGGATTGGGCATTTTTCCTGCAGCTTTGAATTGGCAAGCAGTTCAAGAGATTTGTGATGCAAATAATCTAGATGTACTGTTCTCCTTAGAATTTTATGATACGGATACGCAAGTAGATTATGAACTCACAACGGTTAATATACCAAATGATTTAGGTATTAAGGCTGCATTACCAGGCCATAAAGTTACGCTTAACACGGCAATTAAAAACGGATGGAGAGTTTATGATCCTCAAAGTAAGTTGATACTTGATGAATATATAAATAACAATCATATTACGTCAATCGGTTCTGGTATTAATCCAATGAAGGCCGTAGAAGCTGTAATTGGAAGAAAAGAAGCTGTAATACAACGTAGTAACAATATTGGTAACTCTTACGGTTATGATGTGCGTCCGTTAAGTAAAAGAATTTCTAGAGATTACTTTGTTAAGGGGTCAGATAATTTTGTAATTGCAAAAAGACGTGCACAAACTGGTGATTGGGACGGTGCTGCTGCATTATGGGAAAAAGAAGTAAATAACCCAGACGGTAAAGTTGCTGGTAGGGCATGTTATAACATGGCCATTATAAATGAAATTAATGGTGATTTGGATAAGGCAATGGAATGGGCGTCCAAATCTTATACCGATTATAATAATGGTGATGCTTTACGGTATGTAAACGTGCTTAAGTATCGAATATCTGAAAAACAACAATTAGACCGACAGCTTTCTCGCTAG
- a CDS encoding VOC family protein produces MKKLFLTLLFVTSSTLLVQAQTFDFKIDHFALVVEDSDVSADFYANILKLEETPHPDLKPGFRWFVVSGSSQIHLIEKEFAPFEKNKSMHLCLSTQDLDGMIAHLEENNIPYWDWPGKKNAVTLRTDGVRQIYFQDPDKYWIEINTAKH; encoded by the coding sequence ATGAAAAAATTATTTCTTACCCTTCTTTTTGTAACCAGCTCTACCCTGCTCGTTCAAGCTCAAACTTTCGACTTTAAAATTGACCATTTTGCTTTAGTAGTTGAGGATTCAGATGTGAGTGCAGATTTCTATGCCAATATTCTTAAATTAGAAGAAACCCCTCACCCAGATTTAAAGCCTGGTTTTCGTTGGTTCGTGGTAAGTGGAAGTTCTCAAATACACCTTATTGAAAAGGAATTTGCTCCTTTTGAGAAGAATAAATCAATGCACTTGTGTCTTTCTACACAAGATTTAGACGGTATGATCGCGCATCTTGAAGAAAATAACATTCCTTATTGGGATTGGCCAGGTAAGAAAAATGCAGTTACCCTTCGTACAGATGGTGTACGACAAATATACTTTCAAGACCCGGATAAGTATTGGATAGAAATAAATACTGCAAAACACTAG
- the murA gene encoding UDP-N-acetylglucosamine 1-carboxyvinyltransferase, translated as MGTFIIEGGHQLSGEITPQGAKNEALQILCAVLLTSETVTINNIPNIVDVNKLIALLEDLGVKIQKKAKGSYSFKADDINLDYLQSDQFKKDGRGLRGSIMLVGPLLARFGKGYIPKPGGDKIGRRRLDTHFEGFIKLGAKFRYNKEEYFYGVEAKKLKGTYMLLDEASVTGTANILMAAVLAEGKTTIYNAACEPYLQQLCKMLNRMGAKISGVGSNLLEIEGVESLGGTDHRMLPDMIEIGSWIGLAAMTKSELTIKNVSWDDLGQIPTVFRKLGITVERKGDDVFIPKHTNGYEIQNFIDGSILTIADAPWPGLTPDLLSIILVVATQAKGEVLIHQKMFESRLFFVDKLIDMGAKIILCDPHRATVIGHDFKSTLKATTMVSPDIRAGVSLLIAALSAKGTSTIHNIEQIDRGYEDIETRLRAIGAKITRV; from the coding sequence ATGGGTACCTTTATAATTGAAGGCGGTCACCAGCTCTCTGGTGAGATTACGCCACAAGGCGCTAAAAATGAAGCCTTACAGATTCTCTGTGCCGTACTACTTACTAGCGAAACGGTTACCATTAATAATATTCCGAACATCGTAGATGTCAATAAGCTAATTGCCTTGCTTGAAGATTTGGGTGTAAAAATCCAGAAAAAAGCAAAAGGCTCGTATAGCTTTAAGGCAGACGATATCAACTTAGATTACCTACAGTCAGACCAATTCAAAAAAGATGGTCGTGGTCTTAGAGGGTCTATAATGTTGGTAGGTCCTTTATTGGCGCGTTTTGGTAAAGGATATATCCCTAAACCGGGCGGTGATAAAATAGGACGTAGACGTTTGGATACCCACTTTGAAGGGTTCATAAAATTAGGAGCCAAGTTTAGATACAACAAAGAAGAATATTTCTACGGTGTTGAGGCTAAAAAACTAAAGGGTACATATATGTTACTGGACGAAGCTTCAGTAACGGGTACGGCCAATATTCTTATGGCGGCTGTTTTGGCCGAAGGTAAGACTACGATTTACAATGCTGCTTGTGAGCCTTATTTGCAACAGTTGTGTAAAATGTTGAACCGTATGGGAGCTAAAATTTCTGGTGTAGGTTCTAACCTATTGGAAATAGAAGGTGTTGAGTCCTTAGGTGGAACAGATCATAGAATGCTTCCGGATATGATTGAAATCGGTAGCTGGATCGGTCTTGCTGCTATGACCAAAAGTGAACTTACTATTAAAAATGTGAGTTGGGATGATTTGGGTCAAATACCAACGGTATTTAGAAAGCTTGGTATTACAGTAGAGCGAAAAGGGGACGATGTTTTTATACCAAAACACACTAATGGTTATGAAATACAGAACTTTATAGACGGTTCTATTCTTACCATTGCCGATGCTCCTTGGCCAGGTCTAACACCAGATTTACTAAGTATTATTCTTGTTGTAGCTACACAGGCTAAAGGAGAGGTGCTAATTCATCAGAAGATGTTTGAAAGCCGTTTGTTCTTTGTGGATAAACTTATAGATATGGGTGCAAAGATCATTCTTTGTGATCCACACCGTGCCACAGTAATTGGTCATGATTTTAAATCTACTTTAAAGGCTACCACTATGGTATCGCCGGATATTAGGGCAGGAGTTTCTTTGTTAATAGCAGCGTTATCGGCAAAAGGTACTTCTACTATTCATAATATTGAGCAGATAGATCGTGGGTATGAAGATATTGAAACGCGTTTACGAGCAATTGGAGCAAAAATCACACGTGTCTAA
- a CDS encoding DUF4290 domain-containing protein, producing MNLVENLEYNTERSKLIIPEYGRHFQKMVDHAISIEDDEERNKVAQSIISVMGNIQPHLRDVPDFQHKLWDQLFIMSDFKLDVESPFPITSKEVLRKRPDSLEYPQNFPKYRFYGNNIKRMIDVAVKWEKGDMRDGLEYAIANHMKKCYLNWNKDTVDDSAIFKHLLELSDGQIDMTGESLTDSGQFLKNRVAKTPRNNNSGKKNNQRSNNNNNRGKKRY from the coding sequence TTGAATTTAGTAGAAAACCTAGAATATAACACGGAGAGGTCAAAATTGATCATTCCAGAGTACGGGCGTCATTTTCAGAAAATGGTAGATCATGCCATTTCCATAGAGGACGATGAAGAGAGAAATAAAGTGGCCCAATCTATTATTAGTGTTATGGGTAATATTCAGCCACACTTAAGAGATGTGCCTGATTTTCAGCATAAACTTTGGGATCAGTTGTTTATTATGTCCGATTTTAAATTGGATGTGGAATCGCCTTTTCCTATTACGAGTAAAGAGGTTTTAAGAAAACGTCCGGATTCGTTAGAATACCCTCAGAATTTTCCAAAATACCGTTTCTACGGAAACAACATTAAAAGAATGATTGATGTTGCCGTAAAATGGGAAAAGGGAGATATGCGAGATGGGTTGGAATATGCCATTGCCAACCACATGAAAAAATGTTACCTGAACTGGAACAAAGACACTGTAGATGATTCCGCTATTTTCAAACACCTGCTAGAACTTAGTGACGGTCAGATAGACATGACCGGAGAAAGTCTTACGGATAGTGGTCAGTTCTTGAAAAATAGGGTAGCAAAAACTCCTAGAAACAACAATTCAGGAAAGAAAAATAACCAACGTAGCAATAACAATAACAATCGCGGTAAAAAGCGATATTAA
- a CDS encoding DUF493 family protein produces the protein MENQSPEDFYKHLRKQLEETSTWPSNYLYKFIVKTEPEKIKSIHEIFDNTGAVIQLKKSKNAKYTSVSITVDMKNPDAVIEKYEEVGKVEGVISL, from the coding sequence ATGGAAAATCAATCTCCAGAAGATTTCTACAAACACTTACGTAAGCAGTTAGAAGAAACATCTACTTGGCCCTCTAATTATCTTTATAAATTTATAGTGAAGACCGAGCCTGAAAAAATAAAAAGCATTCATGAAATATTTGATAACACGGGTGCTGTTATACAATTAAAGAAATCTAAAAACGCAAAGTATACTAGTGTTTCCATTACGGTAGACATGAAAAACCCCGATGCTGTAATAGAGAAATACGAAGAAGTAGGCAAGGTTGAAGGGGTTATATCCCTATAA